In Eupeodes corollae chromosome 3, idEupCoro1.1, whole genome shotgun sequence, a single genomic region encodes these proteins:
- the LOC129952105 gene encoding uncharacterized protein LOC129952105 isoform X2 has product MASSKIRNTKVSQFEIMVNYMTQHPDLSKGYLKTPGVRQKSRHLWTNLSIDLNAEGPPQRDAEGWKKVWADFKVHTKAKLRKNKINLSGTGGGPPKHHPLTPLEEKVSELLDLGEAIDGMNGSLSFGLQDTSMSCSQDHEEAEMFEVIAETQTNDNISQKVNLPHPRKTPKKKTVAPREAS; this is encoded by the exons at gGCATCATCTAAAATTCGAAACACTAAAGTGTCGCAATTTGAAATAATGGTCAATTATATGACCCAGCACCCAGACTTGTCCAAGGGTTATTTAAAAACACCAGGAGTAAGACAGAAATCAAGGCATTTATGGACCAATCTGTCAATCGATTTGAATGCTGAAGGTCCACCGCAGCGTGATGCAGAGGGATGGAAAAAG gTCTGGGCCGATTTTAAGGTTCATACCAAAGCcaaacttagaaaaaataaaataaatttgtctggAACTGGTGGTGGTCCCCCGAAACATCATCCACTTACTCCACTGGAAGAGAAAGTCAGTGAGTTGCTTGACTTAGGTGAAGCAATCGATGGGATGAATGGATCCCTTAGTTTCGGGTTGCAAGACACCAGCATGAGCTGCAGTCAAGATCATGAAGAAGCGGAAATGTTTGAGGTTATTGCTGAAACGCAGACAAACGACAACATTAGCCAAAAGGTAAACCTACCACATCCAcgaaaaacaccaaaaaaaaagacagtCGCTCCTCGAGAAGCAAGTTGA
- the LOC129952105 gene encoding uncharacterized protein LOC129952105 isoform X1, with translation MYNLYVFCFRASSKIRNTKVSQFEIMVNYMTQHPDLSKGYLKTPGVRQKSRHLWTNLSIDLNAEGPPQRDAEGWKKVWADFKVHTKAKLRKNKINLSGTGGGPPKHHPLTPLEEKVSELLDLGEAIDGMNGSLSFGLQDTSMSCSQDHEEAEMFEVIAETQTNDNISQKVNLPHPRKTPKKKTVAPREAS, from the exons atgtataatttatatgttttttgtttcaggGCATCATCTAAAATTCGAAACACTAAAGTGTCGCAATTTGAAATAATGGTCAATTATATGACCCAGCACCCAGACTTGTCCAAGGGTTATTTAAAAACACCAGGAGTAAGACAGAAATCAAGGCATTTATGGACCAATCTGTCAATCGATTTGAATGCTGAAGGTCCACCGCAGCGTGATGCAGAGGGATGGAAAAAG gTCTGGGCCGATTTTAAGGTTCATACCAAAGCcaaacttagaaaaaataaaataaatttgtctggAACTGGTGGTGGTCCCCCGAAACATCATCCACTTACTCCACTGGAAGAGAAAGTCAGTGAGTTGCTTGACTTAGGTGAAGCAATCGATGGGATGAATGGATCCCTTAGTTTCGGGTTGCAAGACACCAGCATGAGCTGCAGTCAAGATCATGAAGAAGCGGAAATGTTTGAGGTTATTGCTGAAACGCAGACAAACGACAACATTAGCCAAAAGGTAAACCTACCACATCCAcgaaaaacaccaaaaaaaaagacagtCGCTCCTCGAGAAGCAAGTTGA